TATGGTGAACATCCGCCTCCCTTCTCCTCAAGTAAAAGGTCTTGCAATAGTTCAGAAGCATTGCAAGAGTCAGAGACCTTGCAAACAATTAATGAGAGAGAACAAGTTCTGGTTCCAGTTGTAGAATCTTCTTATAAAAATGATCATCTGATAGTTGATAGTCTTGGTTCTCAAGGAGGGAAAAAGCATTTGAATCCCGAGACGGAAATACCATTAGAAGAATTGTTGGCAAATATCAGTGGAATGCCAGAGCAGAATCTCTTATCGTCTAACTCTCTTGGAAAGGAGACATCTGAGGCAGTAAACCAAACTGAACACAGGGGATCAAAAACAGATCCTAATCTGCTAACACACGTGGAAAAACCACCAAGAACTGGGAAGAGAAATAGTAAAGGTAGAACCAATAATATCAAGTCAGCTGCCAATATCAGTCTCAAAAAACCTCGACGTCAGAATAAAAGTAGCAATATCAAAGCTTTGCATTCCGGCCAGCAGGAATATGGCGAACATCTGCCTCCCTTTTCCTCAAGTAAAGGGTCTTGCAATAGTTCAGAAGCATTGCAAGAGTCAGAGAACTTGCAAACAATAATTGAGAGAGAAAAAGTTCTGATTCCAGTTGTAGAATCTTTTGACAAAGATGATCATCTGATAGTTGATAGTCTTAGTTCTCAAGGAGGGAGGAAGCATTTAAATCGTGAGACTGAAAAACCAGTAGAAGAATATACTGAATTACAAAAAGATGGAAAGCTGGTTAGTGTGTTTACTGCCTTTTCCCCTTTCAATCACATTAAATGCTCTGATACACTGTTCTCATTTATTTTGCATAATCTTTTTCCTGTTTTTTTTACTAGTCCTTTTGTactacttttttcaaaattattttacaagatCCCAcgtaaacaaaaaaaacaaagggGATAGCAATCATattatcaatttcctttttttgtaaGTTGTTTGGTTACTGAAATTGCTAGCTAGGTACATTTTCTTAACTTCTTGCAGCTTGATAGGTCAAAAGTTCTGGATGAGCAGGTAATTGAGAACCAAATGACTGCAGAGAAGGATGGAGAATCACCGGTCGAGAATGGAACACAGAGAATTAATGATGCCAATCTTTGGGCACCTGATACTTTGGATCACCCACCAGGTACTATGAGCTATTACTTACCTGTGCCGTTCCTTAGTGCTGCATCTTGCAATACCTCTTACCTGACTTCCACTTCCCTGATTAATTCATTAAATGGTTGTCTTTTCACTTTTGTAGATGAATCTTTTAGTCTCACTGCAGAGATTGTGAAGGATGTTGTAGCTTCTGCTAGTACCATTGTTCCTGACTCTCTAATAATTGATTCACAGCCAGAAAGTGAAATGGGTACATCTAGTTTGGAAGTGAACTCACAGAAAAGTGTGTCAGATTCTGCTGGACATGAAATAGCCAACTCAATGATGACATTTCTGCTTCCTCGAGCACTTCCTCTGATTAGGACATACactagaaagaaaaagaatgatacaAAATCACCAGAAATATCCATCCACAATTCTCAGGACGAAAATAAGAAGATTGGCCTCTATCTTGACTCCACATCTGGTAAACTGTAACTTTCTAATTTCAGCTGATTATTGCTGCTCTCATTTATTGCAATCTCAATCATTGATAAGACTATCATGAAGTCTTTTAATTAAAGCTtatttcagtttcctctttctttcAGTTGCAGTCAGTGAGCTTGACCAGAATTCATTGCACAGACAGAAGAAGGTTAATACCAGTTTTCCAGTTCGAGGTTGTGTTCCAGTATCTACAGCTTGTTCCCTTGCAGAAGCTATTGTCCctgatagttttgataattctGAAAGTGGATATACTCCAAGTCAGGCGTTAGCTCAGATTCTACAAGTAGCTGAAGTTGCTAAAGAAGATCAAAGTGTTCAAGGCTTACATACCTGCAGACCTGAAATTGTGGGGCCATCAAAGAATGATAATTTAGAAGCAGCAGCTTGCAATGGTGAAACAGGTGACTTTATCTCCTTGTGATCTTTGGTTTCTTTAATTGAAGGGTCAGAGTATAATGTTCTCTTTCCGTGTGCTTTTTCTAGAACCATTTTTATTAACTAAAGGTGAATAGACCGATTGATATTGCTCTgtaatatttcatatttcatcttttgttGAAATTATTCTTTATGTAGCTAGTCTGaacttcaaaattttctatACAGTGATGAGATATGAGCCCTCAGTCTTTTAAGCTGAACTACAGTCTGTACACCAATTGATTGAAAGTAATAAATTGTTGAACAGGAACAGAAAGAGAAAATGACTTCTTACCAAGCACACATAAATTTGTTCAAGCATCAAGAAAGGAAGTTAGTGGAACCCAAAGCACTGGAGCAATTGTCAGTGGGAGCTTAACTAACATTCCACTTTCTGGTGAATCAATGGTGCAACATGTTTCTTTATCTGAAAGTATCATCTGCAGAGATTTCAGAGATGATTCTGTTCCAGAGTCAAATGCGGACATAAATGCAATGCACACCTCACATTTCTTTCAAGGGAGCTCTTCTAATCAGTGCCAAATTGAACAATCTATATCTACTGATGAACCCCATATTGAAGGACGGCCCCTTAACTTCAATACAAAAGAAAGATCCTCTAGTACCAATGGTACACCTTTTAACTTGGCCTCCAGATCACAAGATGAAGAAATGGATCAGATGTTAGACCATATTCAAACTTCAAAGTTTCTTGATTCAACTGCAACTAATTCTGAAGGCAACTTGACTGAAATGTTGTCCAGAGACCAACAATGTGTCAGGTTTACTGGTCCTCTGTTAGATAAGCAAAAACAGAAGATAAGTTTTTCTGCTGACACCACCGAGAAAAAGGAGAATAATGAGAATGTAAACATGGAAGCCCAGGCTGAGAGTGAAAGAAGTAGTGTTCTCAAGGTTATTGCAGGCTATGCCCATCCCATGCCAATTTCATCAGTGCTATTAAGTACACAAGAAAATGATCTTTATATTTGTGTTTTATGTGGTCAACCATTGCATGAAGATAGGACTATTTTCATGTACAAGGCCCCAATGGAAGGAGAAGAAAGGGGGTGCCCTTCTTTTATTGGTCAGGTTTCTATACGTTTCCAATTTTCAGATGGTGCCTTTCGTGGAGATGTGAGatgttttctcttcttcaatgGCATTGCTGTGGGCCTATGGCTTGGTCTATATTATCTCATAAtctatatttg
The DNA window shown above is from Solanum stenotomum isolate F172 chromosome 6, ASM1918654v1, whole genome shotgun sequence and carries:
- the LOC125868196 gene encoding uncharacterized protein LOC125868196 translates to MAKFIDEKSDGLEILSIGKLYTGSWDKKYWSSSRGKDRYPYPIGYNALRTQNGVSYKMEIHEGLNGPLFMISSTDGQSCSGQTPDIAWESFQKKGCQIKLLHGKRHSSKIDGVEFFGFKNTFVQRLLRELVANTSGTPEQNFLSSISLRNETSEAVNQTELTVSKTDPNLLTHTEKPQSAGKRNMKGRTNNIKSAAKTSLRKPRRQNKSSDIKALNPGQQEYGEYPPPFSSSKRSCNSSEALQESETLQTINEREKVLVPVVESFDKDDHLKVDSLSSQGGRNHLNPKTEVPIEELVANTSGTPEQNFLSYISLRNETSEAVNQTEHTVSETDPNLLTHMENPQSAGKRNRKGRANNIKSAANTSLKKPRRQNKSSDIKALNLGQQEYGEHPPPFSSSKRSCNSSEALQESETLQTINEREQVLVPVVESSYKNDHLIVDSLGSQGGKKHLNPETEIPLEELLANISGMPEQNLLSSNSLGKETSEAVNQTEHRGSKTDPNLLTHVEKPPRTGKRNSKGRTNNIKSAANISLKKPRRQNKSSNIKALHSGQQEYGEHLPPFSSSKGSCNSSEALQESENLQTIIEREKVLIPVVESFDKDDHLIVDSLSSQGGRKHLNRETEKPVEEYTELQKDGKLLDRSKVLDEQVIENQMTAEKDGESPVENGTQRINDANLWAPDTLDHPPDESFSLTAEIVKDVVASASTIVPDSLIIDSQPESEMGTSSLEVNSQKSVSDSAGHEIANSMMTFLLPRALPLIRTYTRKKKNDTKSPEISIHNSQDENKKIGLYLDSTSVSELDQNSLHRQKKVNTSFPVRGCVPVSTACSLAEAIVPDSFDNSESGYTPSQALAQILQVAEVAKEDQSVQGLHTCRPEIVGPSKNDNLEAAACNGETGTERENDFLPSTHKFVQASRKEVSGTQSTGAIVSGSLTNIPLSGESMVQHVSLSESIICRDFRDDSVPESNADINAMHTSHFFQGSSSNQCQIEQSISTDEPHIEGRPLNFNTKERSSSTNGTPFNLASRSQDEEMDQMLDHIQTSKFLDSTATNSEGNLTEMLSRDQQCVRFTGPLLDKQKQKISFSADTTEKKENNENVNMEAQAESERSSVLKVIAGYAHPMPISSVLLSTQENDLYICVLCGQPLHEDRTIFMYKAPMEGEERGCPSFIGQVSIRFQFSDGAFRGDIELDSAAVQLTPIGQSLVLFNSVIAPSCREGDMKCRCSLCALNIFEENAVKIAQIRNGYLSLITKLKTTLRVCCILVCPPDHLVAVEESGKLYVWVMNSKWSAETEKHCLLPPDCPPFTRMKLKRIPNSASLVLGYNGFGEFSLWDIKKCMLVSKFSAASTSVFQCLPVSLFRWQRKFTVPAGVTEEIINEITDVTKMSFLEISDNRPFCSLEDKDVAIWVLISAAPDSNSSAYQSSEQHSDPDHWWRLALLVNNTMIMGNSLDPRATAIGFSAGHGIIGRSDGLVYMWELTTGKRLQTLHHFKDAAVSSIVSDNSSHRAVAVASDGGQLLVYLPS